The DNA window ATAATCTAAATCAGCCATTAGAAACTTCCTAACTGGACAAATTATTCTTCTCATACCTAAATAGgaagaaataaacaatataaacGCGGAAAATGTTCCTTAAATGAGAGAGCCACCAAAGtggaaaagaacagaaaatacAACAAGAGAGGGTTCTATTCCTGTAAAAACGAGAGAAAACGAGGAAGAAGAACCCTAATTAAGCCGTTGTTGACaatagaatgaaaaagaagactaAGAAGTATAAATTAAGGCAAAGAGATGATAAACTAAGGCAAACATAGGTGGGTACGAGAGCACAAAAGAGAACTTCCCAAAATGGTAAGTATATTGAATTGTTCACAAAAGTCATTCTTACCACAAAATCAAAAGTCCTCGTAGATAGAAGTGGATAACTCACTTAGAATAAAGATTGAATTGcataaatttgtgaaatatttatcttttaattaatagatTTATTATGAGGCacaaaacatttcataattttgttttatacaaaattatcGTATACGATACTCCACTCATATGTCTGTACGAGacatattttgataaaattatttataactacaaaaaaaattagagtcaTGTTGTTGGGGAAAATTTGTGCACAGTCACTAGTCTAGTCTTATTGACTAGGGATTTGTACGAAGGTatatttaatacattattttaattcttaataaaattaaatctagCTTTATGAGTGAATGTTGGTGGATGATTTTGGGCAGTGAAGTTTGAATATTGAATTTGTAGGTTTAAAATTAGTCTGCAATTTATttccaagaaagaaacaaagcattATTTGGATCAACTTTTGGGGAAAGCAAAAAAAGccacatttaaaataataatacaatcaTGAAATGGTGCAAGTGGTGGACTCAAAAGTCGTTGGCGTCTAGTGCAAACACTCATTAACTATcctttgttttgtatttttggaGAGACCAGCAATACTTATGAACTCTTGTCTTATAtactttttcgtttttttttttttttttttttttttttttttttttttttttttttttttttttttttttttNTTTTTTTTTACCGTTCTCATGTtgtataatttcttttttgatttttttaaatgtatgaTGTTTGtacaaaatcatatttaggcttgtcagacatgaaatgttCACGAATATAATATAGGAAGATAtaactagttgtcaaattctttCTATCTGAAAagcattttcaatttcttactcAATCTTGATTTCAGactctctctaaaattttattctcaaatcGAGATTAGAGACTTGAGCATACGTGAGTGAGTAAGGCACAATAGCACACTGCCATGCCAAGAAAAAGCTATTGTGACACCCTGCTACCCAAATTACGTCactcccccccccccccccNTGTTATAGTTATAAACATCCACCACCACCACGATCGACACACTTGCTACCAAATTCATGGCCGGCACCGCTGAATTTCCGTTTGCTTCTTCATTTCCGACTGGTTTTGGTTTCCGTCCCACGGAGGAGGAGCTCATCACCTACTACCTAAAGAACAAGAATGTTGGCAAGGAGTATCTTGTTAGATTTATCAAGGAGATTGATCTGTACAAGTTCGATCCCGAGCAACTCCCaggtattttatttatcaatttcCTGATTTTAGCTTTTGAAGATGGACCACACCTCTGATTCTTTCCATTCCCCTGTTCCTATGCAGAGAAATCATTTATCCCCTCTGATAATTTTGAGTGGTTTTTCTTTCGGGCCAACACCTCCAACACTAAAAGAACCACCACTACTGGCTGCTGGAAATCCACCGGTAAACCCCGCCGAATCAAGGCTCGAGGAACCAACGAACTGATCGGAACTAGACACATTTTTGTGTTCCATCGAGGCAAGGGAGCCAGGGCTGTAAAGACCAATTGGGTTATACACGAGTATATGCTTCACCCACTTGCAGACATCACTTCCCAGGTCTCATTTCTGTTTATATCCATTTCTCATGTATCACTAACCTCTTTTGGCTTCTGGGTCATTTCATCTCGCCTTCGATATGCACTTGCTGATGAGTATGTGTGCGTTTCATGTATTTTTCAGAATTGACCTTTTTGTTATGACATTGTGCTTCCTATGTTGTGCAGCCATTCATCATTATTCGATTGAAGGAAAATGCAGAAGAGAGACATGTTTGTGACCAAGAAGATGGACAGAACAGTGCCATTGCTTCTCACCGGACTAAGAAAGTCACACAGGTAGGAGCAATTCGGGAGGTAAAGAGTGTCGGATATGAACATTTTGAATACGAACTTGTATGCAGAGTTTGAGATGGCCCTGTTAATTCTagtttgtttataattttttaaacacagATGAACAGAGGCGAACAATCGATCTGTGAGCCCCTAGGGAGTTGTACCCAGCAACCTGTGGATgcctatgatgatgatgatggtgaaaatgaaaatctgACACAGTTTGTTAACTCGTTAATCAAGGACGGAAGCTTAGATGACGATGCGACCTCAAGGATATGTAGGTCCCCATTGCGTTCCGAAGTAAATAAGCAATCATTTGAGAGTGAATTTGATGTCTTGATGAAGTTGGTGTCCGATGATAAAAAATGGGAGGAGATGACATCAAACAACCACTTTAACCGCCGCAACAACAAAACAAGGATTGTGAGGACTCATCAACTTCAAAGTGGACGTTTCCAACTTCAAGGTGGATATTGTTGTGGAGACACTAATACCAATAATACATACGGACTGATCTATGTTGCTGTAGCATTGCTAGGCATCATAATGTTTGCCAAGATGTGGTGCTATACCGAGACAGACGCTGAAGATTGGCATGAAGAGTTGTATTAATCTGATCTTCTTCATATCATGTATCTCTCTTCGGCCTAACACAAGGATTGAAGCTTTGTCACCAAAactttcacaaaaataaaaaaaaaataataataaagattttAATCGGaaatcgatcttgcttgtgaagtAACTTGAAATAATGATGGTAAAGAACACGTGTTTGTACCTGCACAAGtaatgaaaaacaaacaaattagaaTAGAAGTTAGACGTTGTACATGCAAATTGACGAATATTATTCTCGGTTGGTTGtatggaagaaaaattatCTCAAATATTAAAGCAACCGTGTTAAGGATGTTGCGTGAATTATGCATGCACCCCAGCTGAGATCCTTACGGAgaacacaaaaagaaacatacaCATCCATCAAAGTGTATAACGATTTTTAAGATCTTTCACAATCAAGAATATATTGTACACAtaatttcaactatttttGTGGAGGATTATAGAGAGTGAGTCacacgttggttaatttagtgaaagatcatgaatttatgaGTGAGGGATACTATCTCCATcagtatgaggccttttgggaagtccaaagcaaagtcacgagagcttatgttcaaagtggacaatatcatataatatcatatcatcgtggagagttgtgattcctaaccatTTCAAAAGGCTATCTAAACTTCTGGCTGTTACTCATCTCTGTTGGTTCTTGCATCACTTCTCCTCTCTACTCTTAGCTTCCACTTCCTCTCCTCTCTTAGaaactatatttttctttagtcCCTTTCACTGTGAACCAAGTTTTGCAGCCGCCACATTCTGTGATTGCCATTAACTTGATCTTCAACACCTCTCATCATCGGTTGTTTGCTCTATTAGTCTCTATTCGGTCGTTTCTGAAGTTTGTCATAATCTTCTCTTCATTGAGTATCAATAGGTTAGACATCTTCTCCGCCGACATTAGTATGGGCTCTTCATCATGCATGAATGTAAGGTTTGCCTCCTCATCTCGCTTCTTGTTGTGGCACTCCGCCACATAATATCTGTAATTTTCACAAGAGTAACACTTAATCGTGCTCTTGTCCTTTCGGGAGTTGACATCGTCATGAATTCGTGAGTGATTATCGTAGTCTTCTctgttaaagatcacgtgtttgtttagattgctgtcagttagtatctgATTAAATCTCCTTACCGTTAGGAGTTAggagttagatttagtttttgatttgtttactcgtatgttaccttttttttaaaagatttttaggtagattttctaaatatctattctctctctatatatatagccTTCTTACTCttcataatataatcttctcatcaactattcaatcactcactcttttcactaacaattggtatcagagctatcttCTCTAGGAATCGGTGAGATCAAAATGGGAGAAGAATCCAAATTTTCAGCTGTTGCACCACCAGTCTTCGATGGAgataattatcaaatgtgggcagttcgtatggagacttattTGGAGGCTTTAGATCTTTGGGAACcaatagaagaggattacgaggTCCCTCCGCTTCCAACAAATCCTACTTtagcacaaatcaaagtaagaaggaaaagaaaacaaggaaatcaaaggcaaaagcttgcctatttgccgctgtatctcaaatgatcttTATGAGAATAATGTCCCTTAAAACAGCAAAGGAAATTTGGGATTATCTCAAGGttgaatatgaaggagatgagaggattcgtggaatgaaagttctgaatttgattagggatttcgagttgcagaagatgaaggaatCGGAGTTGGTGAAAGAGTACTATGACAGACTTCTCAGCATtgccaacaaggtgagattgcttggttctaTGTTAAATGATTCAAGGATCGTTGAAAAGCTGCTAGTCACTATTCtagagaagtttgaagccaccattactGCTCTAGAGAACACCAAAACTagtcaaagatttctcttacagagctcttgaatgctttacaagcacaagagcaAAGGAGGTCTATGAGGCAAGAAGGGGTGATTGAAGGTGCCTTACTTGTTTAGCATCAAGACGCAGTAggtataaaaacaacaaaaatttcaaaaatcaattgatGTATGGAGATTCATTTGCCAATtatcaaaagacaaaaggaggaggttccaaaaaatcctatccaccttgccgtcattgtgagaagaaagaTCATCCACCATACAAGTGTTAGAGAAGACCTGACGCCTTCtgctccaaatgcaatcaacttggacatgaagctgATCTGCAAAGCCAAAGATcaggtgaaagaagtagatgaacaggtagttgatcaagaagaagaagaagaaaatcaattgTTTATGGTCACTTCTTCCTCAAGCAAAGAATCAGACGAGAGCTGGTTGATTGACAGTGGGTGCACAAATCATATGACACATGACAACGAATTTTTTGAGGAATTAAGAGACACTAAAGTcaagagagtgaggattggCAATGGTGAACACTTGGAAGTCAAGGGAAAAGGCACGATAGCTATAACAAGCtatgaaggtacaaaatttattccagatgttttatttgtacctaaaattgatcaaaatctcaTAAGCCTTGGTCAGTTACTTGATAAAGGTtataaagtgttgtttgaaaataagttgtgcttgatcaaagatgctagtggcaaagacttgttcaatgtcaaaatgaaaggaaaaagctttgctctaaatCCGACGACCTTTATATCCAGAGCTAATGCCACTGagatttggcacaaaagacttgGACACTTTCTTCATCGAGGTTTGCTTCAGATGCAGTCAAAGAAGCTGGTAGAAGGACTCGCTAACATTGATGATAACATGTCTCCTTGCCGTACTTGTAATTTTGGGAAGCAACATAGGTAACCCTTTCCTAATCAGGCATGGAGAGGCTCGAAAAAACTGCAGCTGGTTCATACTGATCTTTGTGGTCCTCAGcgaacaccatcattaaatggtaatctttattatattatttttatagatgatctaacaagaatgtgttggatattcttgctgaagcaaaagtcagaagttgcgggtgtgtttttgaaattcaaagccAGAGTTGAGAATGAAGGTGCATGCTTGATTCAGACTATAAGATTAGATAATGGCAAGGAGTACACTTCAGAAACTTTTAACAAGGTTTTGTGAAGAGGctggaattgaacatcaattgacaGCACCATACACTCCTCAACAGAATGATGTCAGTGAAAGGaggaatagattcataatggagatgacgagatgcatgcttcatgaGAAGGATCTTCCAAAACGTTTTTGGGGAAAAGAAGCAAACACTGTTGTGTGCttgcaaaatcgaatttcaacaaaagttgTGAAGTACCTCACACCATTCAAACCTTCTTTAAAGTTCGTTAGAGGATTTGGGTGTCTTTGCTTCACTTACATTTCACAGGTCAAGCGTGATAAGCTTGACAAAAAGGCAGAAGTTGGCATCTTTGTTAGGTATAACACTATATCCAAAGATTACAGAGTTTTTCAACCACACACTAGTCGTGTTATTGTGAGCCaagatgttcattttgctgGAAATGAGCAATGAAATTGGGAAGAACTAACGAACGTGAATCAAATTTCTAatgcaccaaacaatttaatctttggtAGAATGTTAgaagagtttgaagatgaacgacaagatgctttggttgatgatgcacaTGTCAGAGGAGGAGCTCTCGCACTCATGTCTCACACACTCACATCACAACGTTCGTCTTTGTCGTTCGTTGTTTGACTCCTTTTGGCTCTCTTCGTGAATCGCCGTTCGACTTCTCAGTTCTCATCTCACTCTCGTCTCGTCTCTATGTATTGTCGGACGTTAACGCCGCTCgcctctttatttcttttctcatcTCGACCTCGTCTCTGTGTTTCTCGTCGAACATCGTCGCCGAGTGTCTCTCCGTTCGACACTCCGTTCCACTTCTACAGGGCTTCTTCGCTCTATGTTGAACTTTTCTGCTCGGCACTCAATTGTTTCACAACCCATACTTAACccgaaaaaaacaataaaaagttGGATTGAGgaaacttttgggttggttatGGACCCCAACACACAGTAGGAACATCCCTACCACCAAATAGGCTAAAGTATGTTTTG is part of the Cucurbita pepo subsp. pepo cultivar mu-cu-16 unplaced genomic scaffold, ASM280686v2 Cp4.1_scaffold000422, whole genome shotgun sequence genome and encodes:
- the LOC111785260 gene encoding NAC domain-containing protein 72-like, which encodes MAGTAEFPFASSFPTGFGFRPTEEELITYYLKNKNVGKEYLVRFIKEIDLYKFDPEQLPEKSFIPSDNFEWFFFRANTSNTKRTTTTGCWKSTGKPRRIKARGTNELIGTRHIFVFHRGKGARAVKTNWVIHEYMLHPLADITSQPFIIIRLKENAEERHVCDQEDGQNSAIASHRTKKVTQVGAIREMNRGEQSICEPLGSCTQQPVDAYDDDDGENENLTQFVNSLIKDGSLDDDATSRICRSPLRSEVNKQSFESEFDVLMKLVSDDKKWEEMTSNNHFNRRNNKTRIVRTHQLQSGRFQLQGGYCCGDTNTNNTYGLIYVAVALLGIIMFAKMWCYTETDAEDWHEELY